In the genome of Fructilactobacillus hinvesii, the window CGTGTTTTTGTTCCATCTAAGAACCTCCTATTCTGGTTTGCTCCAAAATAACAATCTCTTCTTAACTAATTGTTAAGTATTAGTTAAGAAGAGATTATACAGGAGCTAATTTTTATTTACAATCTTTTTTAGAGCAAATCGAGGTACCGGTTTCGTTCCCATTGAGAAACATTTTGACTGTAAGCGGTCCATTCCATGTTCTTAGCATCTAAGAAGTTTTGGTAAATGTGAGGACCCATAGCGTCTTTCATTAATTGGTCAGCTTCAAAGTTTTGTAAAGCATCGTGTAACGTGGATGGTAATTTTTGAATGTGATCTAACTTCAATTCTTCCCCATCCATGCTGTAAATGTTCCGGTCAATCGGATCGTCTGGCGTAATCTTGTTCTTGATTCCATCTAAACCAGCTTCCAAGATAGCAGCAACAGCTAAGTATGGATTAGCAGATGGGTCCACGCTCCGTAATTCTAGACGAGTTCCCTTGCCCCGTGCGATTGGAACCCGAACCATTGGGGAACGGTTGGCACCGGACCACGCAATGTAAACGGGTGCTTCAAAACCGGGTACTAGTCGTTTGTAGGAGTTAACGGTTGGGTTGCAGACCGCCGTTAAGGCTTTGGCGTGTTTCAATAACCCACCTAAGAAGTAGTAAGCCGTTTGGGAGAGTTGATCTTCCCCGTTTTCATCAAAGAAGGCATTTTTGCCATCTTTATCGAAGAGGGACATGTTCATGTGCATTCCGGAACCATTGACCCCGTTCAGTGGTTTGGGCATGAAAGTAGCGTATAAGCCGTAACGACGAGCCACCGTCTTAACCACCATCTTGAAGGTTTGGATGTGATCAGCAGCGCGAATTGCGTCATCATATTCAAAGTCAATTTCGTGTTGACCAGGAGCAACTTCGTGGTGAGAAGCTTCGACGTTAAAGCCCATTTTTTCCAGTTCTAGCACCATGTCACGCCGAACGTTAGCAGCGAGGTCCATTGGAGCTAAGTCAAAGTAACTTCCTTGGTCGTTTAATTTCTTCGTGGGACGGCCATTTTCATCCATTTCAAACAGGAAGAATTCTGGTTCTGGTCCAATGTTAAAGTCACTAAAGCCTAGTTCACGCATTTCAGCTAAGACCCGCATCAAGTTGTTACGAGGGTCTCCAGCAAATTGTTCACCATCGGCAGTGTGAACGCTACAAGTTAAACGAGCCACCTTACCATGTTCATCACCCCAAGGAAAGACCATCCAGGTTGATAAATCTGGTTGTAAGTACATGTCACTTTCTTCAATCCGTACAAAACCATCGATTGAAGAACCATCAAACATTAATTTCCCGGCTAAGAGTTGTTCTAATTGGCTAATTGGAACTTCCACGTTTTTGACCGTCCCTAAGAGGTCAGTAAACATTAACCGTAAAAAGCGAACATCCTCGTCTTTTACCATCCTTTTGATATCGTCTGGGGTGTACTCTCTTGTTTTGTTCATACTCCTACTCCTTCTATCGTTATCCTGGGTTAAAATTGTGAGTCGTTGTTAGGGTATAAGCCACCGGCCTTTAAGATATCTTTGCGCAGGTACTGCCGCACTTTGCGGTCACTAAAGCTTTGCTGCTTAGCAGCTTGTTTTTGGGATCGGCGTAATTGCTGTTTTTCGTAAACTCGTTTGATTTGTTCGATATTCATTCCTTCATCTAGATAATCTTTGATTTCTAAAATCCGGTCGATATCATCTAACGAATATAAGCGCCGATTACTCTTCGTCCGTTCAGAATGAACTAAACCACTATCATCGTAGTATCTAATCTGGCGTGCCGTGAGTGATGTCAACTTCATGACCGTTCCCATGGGCAAAACTGCCAAAGATCGTCTTAATTCCTTTTCACTCATATCAACAACCCCTCATTGTCTGCAATCTTAAACTTAAACAGCCAGTGGGTCAACGATTAATGTCACGTTTTGTAACATCGACAAAAAAGCAGTCTGACGATGAACGTCAAACTGCTTTTCAATTTAGAAGTGCCGACTAGAGGATTCGAACCTCCGACCTCCGGTTTACGATGCCGATGCTCTACCAACTGAGCTAAGTCGGCGAAACTAAGTTTATTCATGATGGAACTAACTAGATAGTTCCGAACTCCGACAGGCGGGCTCGAACCGTCGACAACCTGATTAACAGTCAGGTGCTCTACCAACTGAGCTATGTCGGAATAATCGCGTGGCAACGTCCTATCCTCGCAGGGGGCGATCCCCCAACTACTTTTGGCGTGCTAAAGCTTAACTGCTGTGTTCGGCATGGGAACAGGTGTATCCTTTAGGCTATCGCCACCACACTCTGAGTGAACTTCGTTCCCTCAAAACTAGCTAATATTATTTTCTTCCGATTTTACCACTGCACTTTACTTGGTTAAGTCCTCGACTGATTAGTATTAGTCCGCTTCACGTATCGCTACGCTTCCACTTCTAACCTATCGACCTGATCATCTTTCAGGAGTCTTACTTCCATAAAGGAATGGGAAATCTCATCTTGAGGCGAGTTTCACACTTAGATGCTTTCAGCGTTTATCTCATCCATACATAGCTACTCAGCAGTGCGCCTGGCGGCGCAACTGATACACCAGCGGTATGTCCATCCCGGTCCTCTCGTACTAGGGACAGCTCCTCTCAAATTTCCTGCGCCCGCGACGGATAGGGACCGAACTGTCTCACGACGTTCTGAACCCAGCTCGCGTACCGCTTTAATGGGCGAACAGCCCAACCCTTGGGACCAACTACAGCCCCAGGATGCGATGAGCCGACATCGAGGTGCCAAACCTCCCCGTCGATGTGAACTCTTGGGGGAGATAAGCCTGTTATCCCCAGGGTAGCTTTTATCCGTTGAGCGATGGCCCTTCCATACGGTACCACCGGATCACTAAGTCCGACTTTCGTCCCTGCTCGACTAGTCAGTCTCGC includes:
- a CDS encoding MerR family transcriptional regulator, with amino-acid sequence MSEKELRRSLAVLPMGTVMKLTSLTARQIRYYDDSGLVHSERTKSNRRLYSLDDIDRILEIKDYLDEGMNIEQIKRVYEKQQLRRSQKQAAKQQSFSDRKVRQYLRKDILKAGGLYPNNDSQF
- the glnA gene encoding type I glutamate--ammonia ligase, encoding MNKTREYTPDDIKRMVKDEDVRFLRLMFTDLLGTVKNVEVPISQLEQLLAGKLMFDGSSIDGFVRIEESDMYLQPDLSTWMVFPWGDEHGKVARLTCSVHTADGEQFAGDPRNNLMRVLAEMRELGFSDFNIGPEPEFFLFEMDENGRPTKKLNDQGSYFDLAPMDLAANVRRDMVLELEKMGFNVEASHHEVAPGQHEIDFEYDDAIRAADHIQTFKMVVKTVARRYGLYATFMPKPLNGVNGSGMHMNMSLFDKDGKNAFFDENGEDQLSQTAYYFLGGLLKHAKALTAVCNPTVNSYKRLVPGFEAPVYIAWSGANRSPMVRVPIARGKGTRLELRSVDPSANPYLAVAAILEAGLDGIKNKITPDDPIDRNIYSMDGEELKLDHIQKLPSTLHDALQNFEADQLMKDAMGPHIYQNFLDAKNMEWTAYSQNVSQWERNRYLDLL